In Gemmatimonadota bacterium, the sequence GCACGCCATGGAGCTCTGCCCGGACTCGGCGGACCCGTACATCCAGCTCGGGAAGGCGTATCTTGCGGGCGGGTACGAGCTGGAGGGAATCGAAGCGTTTCGCCGGGGGGTGGAAGTGTCTCCGGACGATCCCCGTCCTTACGACAACCTGGCGGCTGCGTTGTTTGATCGGCGGCTTTTCCCGGAAGCCGCGGCGGCCTACGAAGCCCTTCTGGCGCTCCCGGCCCACGGACACGATGCCGCGTGGGAGAGCTGGGCTCACGGTCGTGTCGCCTATGCGTATCGCTGGGGAGGGGCGTTTGATCGGGCCGCTCCACACTATGTGCACATCCTGGACTACCACAAGTCGGTCGGGACAGATCCGTCGGACCGCAGCTACTTCAACGCTCTTCGGGGTCTGGCGACGGCTTACACGGAAACGGGCCAGGTGGACGCAGCCATTCAGCTTTACGATGAGCTGATCTCCGTGAAGTCCGATCGTGCCGGGTACTACTATCAGTTGGGCGAACTCCTCAACGACGCAGGCCGATACCGGGAGGCCGTCACGCGTGTGAAGCAGGGGCTTGGGTTTGACATGAACTGCGGTGCCCATGCGCACTGCGTCCTCGGTCGGGCGTACGAGAAACTGCTGGAGTACGATCCGGCGAAACGCGAGTTTGAAATCGCCGTCCGGTGCAATGACCCACGATTCAATGATTACGCCACCAAGCAGATCGAGCGTCAGGAGCAACTGATCAAGATTCGAGAGCTCAAGGCGCAGAAAGAGAAGTACGGCTATTAGCCCGGAGTCTGGACTGACCGCCGATTCTGCCGGAATCCCGGCGGTCAGCTTCAGGTCCGAAAACAGGAGGGTGTCGTGAGTACCCCGAATCCAGACAATGTGGAGGAGTTCCTGAGGAATGTCCTCAAACCGAAGGGGGATCGTCCGTCGATGCGTCTCCCGATCATTCCGATTGTGCTGGTGCTTCTGGGCCTCGGAGCCGTTCGTACCACCTTCTTTACGGTAGAACCGGAAGAGGTCGGGGTTGTGCTCCGGTTCGGACAGTATGTCCGGGAAGTGGACCCAGGCCTGCACATCCGATTGCCATTCGGCATTGAGCGTTATGTGCGTGTTCCCGTGCAGAGGCAACTGAAGGAAGAGTTCGGATTCCGAACCACCGCCGCGGCCCAGCGTTCCGAGTACATCCGGGACCGGGGATCTCGTGCGGAAGCGGTCATGCTCACCGGGGACCTGAACATTACTGATGTGGAGTGGATCGTGCAGTACAAGGTCGTCGATCCGGTGGCGTTTCTCTTTCGGGTGCGTGCCGCGCGGGAGACTTTCCGCGACATGTCCGAAGCCGTCATGCGGTCGGTTGTCGGGGACCGCTCCGTGGACGAAGTGCTGACAGTGGGGCGGCAGGAGATCGAGGACCAGTGCCTGACCAAGCTGCAGGAACTCTGCTCGCAGTACGAACTGGGACTGGATGTCCAGATGGTCGCCCTTCAAAATGTCAACCCGCCCGAAGAAGTGAAGGCGTCCTTCAACGAGGTCAATCAGGCCGTGCAGGAACGGGAAACACTGATCAACATGGCTCAGGCGGAACTGAACCGGGAGATTCCCAAGGCCGAGGGTGAGGCGCTTGCTCTGATCGAATCGGCGCATGGCTACGCCATCGACCGCGTGAACACGGCAGAGGGGGACGCCTCTCGCTTTGCCTCCGTTCTGGCCGAGTACAAGCGGTCTCCCCAAGTGACCCGCGACCGGCTCTATCTGGAGGCCATGGCGGATGTTCTCCCCAGAGTGGGCAAGAAGGTGGTCCTGGATGAATCGCTGGACGGGGTGCTGCCGCTTCTCGATATCAACCGGCTTACGGAGACGGGAGGTGCAAGATGACTCCGGGGAAAATGGGTCTTCTAGCGGTTCTCCTGATGCTGTTCGTCGTGGGCGGCAGTACTCTCTATGTCGTCTCCGAGACCGAGCAGGTCATTATTACCCAGTTTGGTCGGCCGGTGGGAGAACCCGTTGTCGTGGCGGGTCTCCATTTCAAGATCCCGTTCGTCCAGACCGCGAATCGGTTTGATCGGCGTTGGCTGGCCTGGGACGGCGACGCCAACCAGATGCCCACTCGTGACAAGAAGTTCATTTGGGTGGACACCTATGCACGCTGGCGCATCAAGGATCCGTTGCTTTTCTTCCAGCGGGTTCGGGACGAGCGTGGTGCCCAGACACGATTGGATGACATCCTGGACGGGGAGACCCGGAAGGCCATCGCCAATGTGGACCTCATCGAAGTGGTGCGCTCGGAAAACCGGGAGTTCACGGTCACGGCGGAGGTAGCCGCCGGCGAAGAAGCGGCAAAGTCCGCGCAAATCTCCGTGGGTCGCGAGGCGATCACCAATGAAGTCCTCCGGCGTTCTTCGATCAAGACCGGGGCCTTCGGGATCGAACTGGTCGATGTGCGTCTCAAGCGGATCAACTATGTGGAGAATGTCCGGCGCTCGGTCTACGAGCGAATGATCTCGGAACGGCAGAAGATCCGGGACAAGCTTCGCTCGGAGGGGCAGGGTCGGAGTGCGGAGATTCTCGGCGTGAAAGAGAAAGAGCTGAAGAGGATTGCCTCGGGTGCGTATCGCCAGGCGCAGGGGATTCGCGGGATTGCGGATTCCACGGCCGCGCGGGTCTATGCATCGGCTTATGGGGAGGAGCCGGAGTTCTACAACCTGCTGCGGACGCTGGAGCTCTACCGCTCTACGATGGGCGAGGAGGATGTGCTGGTTCTCTCCACCGACGGGGACTTCTACCGCTTCCTTCGCGGAAGCTCGAACCCGTAGCGATTGTGCGCGTTCTTGTGGCCCTCTCCGGAGGAGTCGACAGTGCAGTCACGGCCCTCCTGCTGGCTCGGGAGGGCCGTGATCTCGTGGGGGTCACGCACAAGAACTGGTGCTACGGGGAGGACCCCGATGGCGGACGGTCGTGCTGCTCCCTGGAGTCAATCGAAGCGGCGCGAAGCCTCGCTTCGCACCTGAGCTTTCCGCACTATGTGGTCGATTCCGAGGACCCCTTTGACGAGTCGGTCATCGGCCCTTTCACCCGCGACTATCTGGAAGGCCGCACCCCGAACCCGTGCGTCGAGTGCAACCAGGCCGTTCGCTTTCCTGCGCTGGCGAAGCAGGCGCGGGACCTGGGTTGCGGAGCGTTCGCCACGGGGCATTACGCCCGTGTGGACCGTTCCGGGCCCGCCCCGCGCATTCTCCGCGCGGTAGATCGCACCCGCGATCAGAGCTACATGCTCTGGCGTGTCGGCGAGCAGGACCTGGAGATGGCGCTCTTCCCGCTCGGAGGTTTCGCCAAGGATGAGGTCCGGGAGGTCGCTGCGCAGGAGGGGCTTGGTGTGGCGAATCGACCGGACAGCCAGGAGATCTGCTTTGTTCCGGACGGGGACTTCGGGGCGTTTCTCGAGTCCCGCGAAGGAGACTCCGGCCGCCTGTCGGACACGCTCTCACCCGGGGACATCGTGACGGAGGCGGGGGAGGTTGTGGGAACACACCGCGGCACGGCCCGGTATACCGTCGGGCAGCGCCGGGGGCTTGGCGTGGCGCTGGGGGAGCCGGTCTATGTCCTGCGCGTGGACGCGGTGCAGAACCGCCTTGTCGTGGGGCCGGAGGCGGGGCTATTCGCGAGCCAGGCGGTTCTTCGGGCCGTTCGCCGCCCGACGAATCGGGGGGACGGGCGGTTCCTCGTTCAGATCCGGTCCCGGCACACGGCGGCTCCCGCTTCCGTCTCTTTTCCCTCCCCGGGCTTGGCGGTCGTGGAGTTCGACGAACCCCAGAGGGCCATCACCCCGGGTCAGTCCGCCGTCTTGTATGACGAGGATGCCGTGGCGGGCGGAGGAATCATCGCTCAGGGTTGACAGGAGATGCTCTCACCGTACAATGTCCGGCTCCCGGGGAGGGATGGCCGAGTGGTCGAAGGCGACGGTCTTGAAAACCGTTGAGCGAAAGCTCCGTGGGTTCGAATCCTACTCCCTCCGCCACCGGACTCCAGTGTCCGGGAGCGGAGGGGGCGGTGTCCCGGGCCGGGGTGGAGACTTCCGCCCGGAATGACAGGGAGAGGTGCGAGAGTGGCTGAATCGGGCCGCCTGCTAAGCGGTTAGGGAGAGAAATCTTCCTCGAGGGTTCGAATCCCTCCCTCTCCGCCACTGATTCGGGAAGGTGTGGTGCGCGCCCATAGCTCAATTGGATAGAGCGTTTGGCTACGGACCAAAAGGTTGGGGGTTCGAGTCCTCCTGGGCGCGCCATGCCATCCTGATGATTGCACTCTAGCCTCGGACTCTCCGGAGACCGGGGATCGACGCGGAGAAAGCAGATGAGATTCAAGACCCCGGCAGCCCTTCTTCTCCTCTTTGCCATGGCAGCCCCCGCCGATGCGGCCCGGCTTCGTGTGGAGGCCGCGCCGTATCTACAGGATGTTGTGGACTCCGCAGCCTATGGGGACACCGTGTTCGTGGCTCCGGGTCTCTACCCGCAGCTTCGTCTCCGGACGGGGATTCGGCTCATATCTGAAGGGGGTCCGGAGGTGACTACTCTCCGGAACGATCGCTTCTGGGTGATCCAGGCAAAGCAGACGGACAGCCTGACGGTCGTGGACGGTTTCACGCTGGATGGCGTGGAGGCTGCGGAGGGCATTTTGCATACGGAGGACTCGTTCCTGACCGTGCGGAACTGCGTTCTCCAGAATGGATGGAGCGGGATTCGGTCCGAGTACAGCGACCTTCGCGTGGAGAACTGCGTAATCTCCGGCTGCCAGAACGGGATCTACCTCTTCGAATCTCGCGGCACAATCATCGGCAATACCATTTCCGGATGCATCAACGGGATGTCCGTCACCAGTTCCAGCCCGCGCATCCTGCGCAACGAAGTCGTGCGGAACTCGGTGGGGATCTTCGTGACGGAACACTCGAACCCCAGCATCGGCGGCAGTCTTTCTTCCGCCAACCGGATTCATCACAACCGTGGCGGGAATATCAGGAACAGCTCCTATCTGAAGGAGTTCAGCATTCGGACGAAGAAACCGATGACCTTGAGCGTCCCGTTCAACTTCTGGGGGACGGATTGCCCCGACAGTCTCTCCTTCCGCGGGCCTGTGATCTGGTCGCCCTGGGTGGCTGAGAATGGAAAGGAGTCCCTTGAGTCCTGCCCGCCGGAAACCGGAGCGATTCACTAGCCGGGCGGTATCCCTCCAGTCCGCCCTGATTCTGGCGGTCTTCGTCGCCTCAGTCCTTGGCGCTTCAGGATGCGGCGGCTCCCGGGAACGTCCGCGCGTTCTCGTGATCGGCCTGGACGGTGCTACTTTCGCCGTGCTTGACCCACTCATCCAGGAAGGCGTACTGCCGAATCTGGCCGCCCTGCGGAGTCGGGGGGGCGGGGGTGTTCTGGAGTCGGTATTGCCGGTGGTGTCGCCGCCCGCATGGACGACCGCCTTCACCGGGGTCAATCCCGGCAAGCACAACATCTACGATTTCTTTCATGCGACAGCCGCCGGGCCGCAGGCCATCCTTACCTCTTCCCTCGATCGAAGGGCCGACCCTGTCTGGGAAGTTCTCAACGAGAACGGGGTTCGAACCGGCATCATGAATATCCCCATGACCTTCCCGCCTGAGAAGGTGGACGGCTTCATGATCTCCGGCTTTCCCTTCGGGGCGGCGCAGACGGGATACACCTCTCCGCCCGAGCTGGAGAAGCGGGTGGCTCCCTATCCGCTGGATCTGTTTGGCGAGAGCATCCAGCCCGGCGCGGAGGGACAGCTCCTCGCGCATTTTCGAAAGACACTGGACCGCCACGCCGCCGTCGCGGAGGCGCTTCTCGTCGAGGAGGAGTGGGATCTGTTCTGGGTGGTGTTTACCGGCCCCGACAAGGTGCAGCACTTCTTCTGGAAGTTCACGGATCCCGAGCACCCGGAATACGATCCCGCGCTGGCCGAACGATTCGGGAGCGCCATCCGGGATCTCTGGATTCGTATGGACTCCGTGGTCGGGGAACTGGTGGACCTTGCCGGCCCGGAGACGGACATCCTTGTCATGAGCGACCACGGATTCGGCCCGATCCATTCCGAACTGCGGCTCATGTCGTGGCTGGTTCAGGAGGGGTTTGTGCAGATCGACCGGGAGCATCCCGCGCGGAGTTCTGTTCGAGCGGTGGCCCCGGGACCTTTCGGCGGACTGGTTCGTGTGAATCAGCGCGACCGGGACTTTCGCGGCACAGTCCCGCCGGGAGAAGCGTCCGAGCGCGTGCTGGAGGAGGTTCGCGAAGGCCTGACCGCGTTGGTGGATCCCACGACGGGTGCGCCGTTTGTGCAGGAGATCCACCTGCGCGACGAACTCTTCCACGGTCCCTGGGTGGGCAATGCGCCGGACCTGGTGTTCCTGGAAGCGCCACGCGGGTTTGTCGGACGCGGCGGTCTGGAGGGCGATGCATTCGGGCCGCCCGGCTACACCTTCTCCGGGTTTCATCGACCGGATGGAATCCTGTGGGGAGCCGGGCCGCACATTCCTCCGAACGCCGCGCGGGGCCACTTCTCCATTGTGGATGTGACGCCCACGCTTCTCTGGCTGTTCGGGGTGGACCTTCCGGCGGATCTTGACGGAACGGTCATGGCGGATCTCATCGGGGCCGACGCGCTCGAGGCGCGGCCGGTGGTGCGCGGGGAGCGGACCGTCGTGACGCCCGTGGCGCAGGCCGTGGAGACGCCTGCTGCCGAACGCGAGGTTCTGGAGTCGCTCGGCTATGTCCGCTGACGCATTCCGGGAGCGCCGGATGACGCGATGGACTCTGGGGCTGGCGCTGGCCATCGGTGGGCTTCTCCGGTTTGAGTATCTTCGCGAACTCAGCGCGTCTCCATTCGGCCGGCACCTCTTCCTGGACGCGGGCTGGTTCTCCGAGACCGCCGCGGCGATCGCTTCCGGGCACCCGATCACCGGACCCGAGGCTCTCTTCCGGCCGCCTCTGTATCCGTACTTCCTGGCGATGCTCCTGTGGTTCGGGGGGGCAGAAGTCCTGGTGCCGCGCCTCGTGCAGTTCGCGCTGGGGTTGGTGCAGGGGTGGATGATCTACCGGATCGCACTTCGGACGCACGGGGTGCTGGTCGGTCGGATTGCGGGCGTGCTCGCCTTCACCTTCGGGATGTTCATCTACTTCGAAGCGGAGCTCCTGACCGCCACGCTGGCCACCTTCCTCGGGACGGCGGCGGTCTTCCTTCTGCTGGAGGGGAGGGATTCACGCTTTCCCGCCAAAGCCGCGGCGTCCGGGGTTCTGTTCGGGCTGGCGGGGCTGGCGCACGGTACGCTCCTGGTTGGCGCGCTCGGTGCGGCGCTCTGGGTAAGCCGGAGGTTCGGGCGCGGGGCGGCGATGCTCTTCGTTGCGGCGGTGTTGCTCTGCCCGGGGGGCGTGGCCGTGCGGAACCTCGTCCTTCACGGAGAGGCGATCCCCGTGGGGGGACAGGGCGGGATCAACTTCTACATCGGCAACTCCATCACGGCGGACGGGAAGTCCGCGCTGGCGCCCGGTGCCGCGGAGGCGGAGATCTCGATCGAGAAGGAACGCTATCGCGACACCATGCAGGCCGCGGCACGGCTGCACGCCGAGAGAATCCTGGGGCGGGAACTCACGGTGAGAGAAGTGGACCGCTTCTGGTACTCCAAGACCTTCGAGTGGATCAGCATGCACCCCCGTGATACCGCGGCACTCTGGATGCGCAAGCTGGTGTATGTCTGGAACGGGTCGGAGATCGGGAACAACCGGGACTTCCGCGACCAGGCCGGGCGGTTCACTCCCATCCTGCGTTTCTTTCTTCTCCAGTTTTCCGTCCTGCTTCCGTTCGCGCTCTACGGGATGATCCGTGGCGGGGGGCGCCGAAGAGAGCAGGGGCTTCTCGCGATTCTGCTTCTCACCCATACCGTGGTCCTCGTGGCATTCTTCGTCTGCAGTCGCTTCCGCCTGCCGATGATCCCCTGGCTCATCCCGTTTGGCGCGGCCGGGCTTGTGGCCTTTCTCCGCGATCTCCGCGCTGGTGCCGGCTCACCGGTTCGGGTCGCCGCGGCGAGTGTTGCGCTGACGGCTCTGTTCCTCGGAACGAACGCGCGCGTTCTCGAAGCCGTGGGAATGAATGAGATTCTGGTCGCCAAGGATGCTCCGTTCCATCGGTCCAATCTTGCGAATCTCTATCGACGTGAAGGAGACTTTGACGCCGCCATTGGCGAATACGAGGCCGCGATTGCGTACGGCGTGTCGGATCCGAGGATGCACTTGAACCTGGCCAACTGTCTCGCGCAGACGGGCCGGAGTTCCGCAGCCCGCGAGCACTACCGAACAGTGCTGGAGCTGTCGCCGGGGTACGAAGCGGTCGTCCGATGCGATCTGGGCGTCCTCTCCGCCCGGGAGGGCGACTGGGAGAGCGCGTTGCGCGAGTTCCGGCGAAGCCTGGCGGCGGATCCGGACCACGAGCTCTCGCTGGTCAATCAGGCGGCCACCTACCTGACGGCGGGGCGCTTCGAAGAGGCCATCGTGAGCTATCGCAGGCTTGTGCAGGGGGGCATCGGCGAGCCGGCGTTCGTCCGCAGCCGCCTGGGGCTGGCGTATCTGGAGGCAGGGCTTCTGGAGGAGGCGGAGTGGGAGTCGCTGGAGGCACTGCGGATGGACTCCGGGCAGATTGTGGCGGTCGTGACGCTGGGGAAGGTCTATGCGCGGCAGGGGCGCACGGAGGCCGCCGAGCGAATGTGGGAGAAGGCGCGGCAACTCGCGCCGGGTGCACCGGCCGTGGAACAGGCGATCCGGGACGCCCGGGGCGGGTAGGCAGCCCGGGGTGCGGGCGCTTTCTTGACAACTTCCCGCGTCATTCGCTACCTTCGCCCCGACCGTCCCGGCATTTCCGGAGGGAATCCCATCGGGCCAGACACAAGCGACGAACGCTGGATGGAGCACGCCATCGAGCTGGCTCAGGAGGCCGGGGACGCGGGCGAGGTGCCGGTCGGCGCAGTCGTCGTGAGAGACGGGCAACTGGTGGGTCGCGGGCGGAATCGGATGCGCGAATACGCGGACCCGTGTGCGCACGCGGAGATGCTTGCGCTTCGAAATGCGCATGAGCCCGGTGGTGCCGGGCGACTGGACGGTGATACGCTGTTCGTCACGCTGGAGCCGTGTTTTCAGTGTGCCGGGGCCATTGTTTTGGCGCGGATTGCGCGGGTGGTGTTCGGCGCCTGGGATCCGCGACTCGGGGCGGCGGGATCGCGCTTCGATTTGTTCGGCGAGGGAATCCTCGGGGAGGTCCGTGTTCGATCCGGGCTTCTGGAGGATCGCTGCTCCGAGCTTCTGTCGGGATGGTTCCGGGAGCGAAGGGCGCGCGAGGACTGAACGGAGAGATGCCAGAGCGGTTGAATGGGGCGGTCTCGAAAACCGTTGTACCCGCGAGGGTACCGAGGGTTCGAATCCCTCTCTCTCCGCCAGCGCGGAGGCCGGGGCATCCCGGAGCATGAGGTCCGGGACGCACGACAGGCAGGGCAAGACGCGGAGAGATGCGAGAGCGGTTGAATCGGCGCGACTGGAAATCGCGTAGGGCGGAAACGTCCTCGAGGGTTCGAATCCCTCTCTCTCCGCCATGAAGACCGCCCCCGGATTTGCGACCGGGGGTGGGCCGGAAGAAGTGGGGATGTAGCTCAGCTGGGAGAGCGCCTCGTTCGCAACGAGGAGGTCGGCGGTTCGAGCCCGCTCATCTCCACCATCATTCCGGGAGGAATCCGGAGGCGTTCTGCGGGGCGTCGTGTCGGGTCCTGTGCAGCGAAAACCTGCGAACCGCGTCAGGGCCGGAAGGCAGCAGCGCTCAGCAGATCTTTTCGGGTGCCGCAGGGTTGCCTGGCCGGCGCCTCCAGGGACTCCTTCCTTCAGCGGGAGTTGCTCATGGCCTATCAAGTGCTTGCTCGGAAGTGGCGACCCCAGGGGTTCGACGAGGTCGTCGGTCAAGATCACATCACGCGCACGCTTGCCAACGCCATTGACTCCGGTCGACTGGCTCACGCCTTCCTCTTCTGCGGGCCGCGCGGCGTCGGAAAGACAACGACCGCCCGGATTCTCGCCAAGTGTCTGAACTGCGAAAAGGCCACGGACGGGCCGATCGTGGATCCGTGCAATGAGTGCCCGGCCTGCCGGGAGGTCATTGACGGCTGCAGTCTGGACATTCTGGAGATCGATGGCGCGTCCAACCGCGGAATCGATGAGATCCGGGACCTTCGCGAGAATGCCCGCTACGCGCCCAGTTCCGGCCGCGCAAAGGTGTACATCATCGACGAAGTTCATATGCTGACCAAAGAGGCCTTCAACGCGCTTCTCAAGACGCTGGAGGAACCTCCGCCGGGCGTGTACTTCGTCTTCGCAACGACGGAAGTCCACAAGATCCCCGCGACGATCCGTTCCAGGTGCCAGCGCTACGACTTCCATCGCATCCCGGCGGATGTGATGGTGTCGTTGCTGAGCCGTCTTGCGGAGAAGGAAGGGATCCGTGTGGAGGAGTCCGCGCTGCACGAACTGGCCCGTCAGGCGGATGGGGGGTTGCGCGACGCGGAGAGCCTGCTGGACCAGGCGGCCGCCGTGGCCGCTGGAAGCATCACGGTCGAAGTGCTCCGCGAACTTCTCGGCGAAGCGGAGGAAGAGGTCTATCTGGACCTCGCCCGCGCGGTGGGGCGCTCGGATCCAGCCGGGGCGTTTCAGGTGGTGCAGGGGCTTCTGGACAGGGGGATGGATTCTTCGCGGATCGCGCTGGGCCTCGCGCGGACCTTTCGGGATCTCCTGGTCGCGTCGACGGCCGGGAAGGACGCGGCGTTACTCGGTGTTCGGAAGGATCTGGTAGAGGCGTTTCGGGAGGTGGCTGCGGCGTTTTCAGCGGAGCGTGTGACGGCACTTCTTACACTGGCGAACCGCACCGTGTCGGATCTGCGCCGGTCGGCGCGCCCGCGGCTGGTGCTGGAAGTGGCCGTGGCGCGAATGTGCTGTCTGGAAGACCCCGGGAAGATCTCCGAACTGCTGGCGCGTCTGGAGGCGCTTGAAGCGTTGCTCGGCGGGGGGGATGATGGCGGAGACCCTCCTCGTCCGGCGGAAACGCCGGCTCCGGTGCCGTCGCCCGCCCCGAAGGCACGCGTCCGTAAGGACGCGCCCCCCCCGGCGGATGCGCCCCCGCGGAGCGAGGACGGCCCGCCACCGGAAGATGCGTCCCCGCGGAGCGAGGACGGCCCGCCACCGGAAGATGCCCCGCCGCGGAGCGAGGACGGCCCGCCACCGGAAGATGCCCCGCCACCGGAAGATGCGCCGCCACCGGAAGAGGCCCCTCCGGTGGCGAGCATGGATTCTCCACCCGACCGCCGCGAACCTGCCGCTCCCGGTTCCTCTTCCGCTCCGGCCTTCTGGGAGGAGCTCTTGAAGGCCGTCCGCGGTCGGAAGATGATGCTGGCATCGTTTCTGGAGCATGGGATGCTGGGAGGTCTGGAAGACGAAGCTTTTTCCATTGTGTTCGACAACAACTACTACGAAGGGATGGTGGGACGTCGGGAGAACCTCGGCGTGATCGAGGAGGCCATGGAAGGGATCGTCGGGCGGCGGGTCTCCTGTCGCGTCCGTACCGGCGTCGTGGCGTCGCGCCCGTCAGGGCAGGCTGGAACGAAGAGCGGTGGTCCCGCCGGAGACCTGCTTCAGGAGAACCCCGGGTTGCGCAGGATCATGAATGAACTCGGTGGGCAGATGCTCCCGGGTGACACTGAGATTGGAGGATGAGTTGGATCTTCAGAAGATGATGAAACAGATGCAAAAGGCGCAGGAGAAGATGAACGCGCTGCAGGAAGAGGTCGCCGGACGGACCGTGGAGGCCACGGCCGGCGGGAACATGGTTCGCGTGGTCATGGGCGGGGATGGCGTGCTCCATTCGATTGTCATCGACCCGGAAGTCGTGGACCCGACGGATGTGGAGATGCTGCAGGATCTGGTGGTGGCCGCTGTGAATGAGGGCAAGCGCCGCACGCAGGAACTCATGGGGCAGGAGATGCAAAGACTCGCCGGGGGCATGGGGCTCCCGCCCGGAATGCTGTAGGCATGGCGGAACTGGGGTCCGAGGCACTCACGCTTCTTGCGGGAGAGTTCGCCCGCCTTCCGGGGATCGGTCGGAAGACCGCGCGCCGCCTTGCGCTCCATGTGCTGAAGGAAGAGGCATCCTATGCGGAGTCGTTCGCGGCGGCTCTGCTTTCGGTCAAACGAAGAGTGGTATTCTGCGAGACTTGCCAGAATGTGACCGAGTCCTCCCCGTGCGCCATCTGTGCAGATTCCCGCCGCGTCACAGATCTGATCTGCGTGGTGGAGGAACCGGGTGATGTGTTGGCCATCGAAGGAACCGGCGAATATCACGGCGGCTATCATGTGCTGCACGGCGTGCTGTCTCCGCTGGATGGCGTGGGACCGGAGGGGCTTCGCGTGAAGGAACTGACCGCGCGAATGCGGGAGTCGGACATTCGCGAAGTCATTTTGGCGC encodes:
- the hflK gene encoding FtsH protease activity modulator HflK, with the protein product MSTPNPDNVEEFLRNVLKPKGDRPSMRLPIIPIVLVLLGLGAVRTTFFTVEPEEVGVVLRFGQYVREVDPGLHIRLPFGIERYVRVPVQRQLKEEFGFRTTAAAQRSEYIRDRGSRAEAVMLTGDLNITDVEWIVQYKVVDPVAFLFRVRAARETFRDMSEAVMRSVVGDRSVDEVLTVGRQEIEDQCLTKLQELCSQYELGLDVQMVALQNVNPPEEVKASFNEVNQAVQERETLINMAQAELNREIPKAEGEALALIESAHGYAIDRVNTAEGDASRFASVLAEYKRSPQVTRDRLYLEAMADVLPRVGKKVVLDESLDGVLPLLDINRLTETGGAR
- the hflC gene encoding protease modulator HflC, with amino-acid sequence MTPGKMGLLAVLLMLFVVGGSTLYVVSETEQVIITQFGRPVGEPVVVAGLHFKIPFVQTANRFDRRWLAWDGDANQMPTRDKKFIWVDTYARWRIKDPLLFFQRVRDERGAQTRLDDILDGETRKAIANVDLIEVVRSENREFTVTAEVAAGEEAAKSAQISVGREAITNEVLRRSSIKTGAFGIELVDVRLKRINYVENVRRSVYERMISERQKIRDKLRSEGQGRSAEILGVKEKELKRIASGAYRQAQGIRGIADSTAARVYASAYGEEPEFYNLLRTLELYRSTMGEEDVLVLSTDGDFYRFLRGSSNP
- the mnmA gene encoding tRNA 2-thiouridine(34) synthase MnmA, whose translation is MALSGGVDSAVTALLLAREGRDLVGVTHKNWCYGEDPDGGRSCCSLESIEAARSLASHLSFPHYVVDSEDPFDESVIGPFTRDYLEGRTPNPCVECNQAVRFPALAKQARDLGCGAFATGHYARVDRSGPAPRILRAVDRTRDQSYMLWRVGEQDLEMALFPLGGFAKDEVREVAAQEGLGVANRPDSQEICFVPDGDFGAFLESREGDSGRLSDTLSPGDIVTEAGEVVGTHRGTARYTVGQRRGLGVALGEPVYVLRVDAVQNRLVVGPEAGLFASQAVLRAVRRPTNRGDGRFLVQIRSRHTAAPASVSFPSPGLAVVEFDEPQRAITPGQSAVLYDEDAVAGGGIIAQG
- a CDS encoding NosD domain-containing protein, which encodes MRFKTPAALLLLFAMAAPADAARLRVEAAPYLQDVVDSAAYGDTVFVAPGLYPQLRLRTGIRLISEGGPEVTTLRNDRFWVIQAKQTDSLTVVDGFTLDGVEAAEGILHTEDSFLTVRNCVLQNGWSGIRSEYSDLRVENCVISGCQNGIYLFESRGTIIGNTISGCINGMSVTSSSPRILRNEVVRNSVGIFVTEHSNPSIGGSLSSANRIHHNRGGNIRNSSYLKEFSIRTKKPMTLSVPFNFWGTDCPDSLSFRGPVIWSPWVAENGKESLESCPPETGAIH
- a CDS encoding alkaline phosphatase family protein; this translates as MIGLDGATFAVLDPLIQEGVLPNLAALRSRGGGGVLESVLPVVSPPAWTTAFTGVNPGKHNIYDFFHATAAGPQAILTSSLDRRADPVWEVLNENGVRTGIMNIPMTFPPEKVDGFMISGFPFGAAQTGYTSPPELEKRVAPYPLDLFGESIQPGAEGQLLAHFRKTLDRHAAVAEALLVEEEWDLFWVVFTGPDKVQHFFWKFTDPEHPEYDPALAERFGSAIRDLWIRMDSVVGELVDLAGPETDILVMSDHGFGPIHSELRLMSWLVQEGFVQIDREHPARSSVRAVAPGPFGGLVRVNQRDRDFRGTVPPGEASERVLEEVREGLTALVDPTTGAPFVQEIHLRDELFHGPWVGNAPDLVFLEAPRGFVGRGGLEGDAFGPPGYTFSGFHRPDGILWGAGPHIPPNAARGHFSIVDVTPTLLWLFGVDLPADLDGTVMADLIGADALEARPVVRGERTVVTPVAQAVETPAAEREVLESLGYVR
- a CDS encoding tetratricopeptide repeat protein, which encodes MTRWTLGLALAIGGLLRFEYLRELSASPFGRHLFLDAGWFSETAAAIASGHPITGPEALFRPPLYPYFLAMLLWFGGAEVLVPRLVQFALGLVQGWMIYRIALRTHGVLVGRIAGVLAFTFGMFIYFEAELLTATLATFLGTAAVFLLLEGRDSRFPAKAAASGVLFGLAGLAHGTLLVGALGAALWVSRRFGRGAAMLFVAAVLLCPGGVAVRNLVLHGEAIPVGGQGGINFYIGNSITADGKSALAPGAAEAEISIEKERYRDTMQAAARLHAERILGRELTVREVDRFWYSKTFEWISMHPRDTAALWMRKLVYVWNGSEIGNNRDFRDQAGRFTPILRFFLLQFSVLLPFALYGMIRGGGRRREQGLLAILLLTHTVVLVAFFVCSRFRLPMIPWLIPFGAAGLVAFLRDLRAGAGSPVRVAAASVALTALFLGTNARVLEAVGMNEILVAKDAPFHRSNLANLYRREGDFDAAIGEYEAAIAYGVSDPRMHLNLANCLAQTGRSSAAREHYRTVLELSPGYEAVVRCDLGVLSAREGDWESALREFRRSLAADPDHELSLVNQAATYLTAGRFEEAIVSYRRLVQGGIGEPAFVRSRLGLAYLEAGLLEEAEWESLEALRMDSGQIVAVVTLGKVYARQGRTEAAERMWEKARQLAPGAPAVEQAIRDARGG
- the tadA gene encoding tRNA adenosine(34) deaminase TadA, with the translated sequence MTTSRVIRYLRPDRPGISGGNPIGPDTSDERWMEHAIELAQEAGDAGEVPVGAVVVRDGQLVGRGRNRMREYADPCAHAEMLALRNAHEPGGAGRLDGDTLFVTLEPCFQCAGAIVLARIARVVFGAWDPRLGAAGSRFDLFGEGILGEVRVRSGLLEDRCSELLSGWFRERRARED